ACATAGTGCTCCGATTGCCAGCCGAGTAAACATGACCAAATCCTTTTCATTTCGATGCCCGAACCATGCCGCCGCCCGGCCCGCGCGGCAATTCGACGAAATTGACGAGGCGGCGACGTTCGCTACACCTTTGGACGACCGTTCGCCTACTTATTGCCAGCATGACCTCTCGCTTGAATTTGTGGAATTTGGTGCTGGGAGCGCCGACCGGATCGCCATATGCGTGGCGCGTGAAATCGCTTGCGAAGACGAAAATGCTGCCTTCGGTACGAGGCGCAAGCGAACCTCGTTCCCCGGGCCCTCGTCGATACTCCCCGCAGATACTGCTCCAGCGGAGGCATCAGAACGTGGACAAAGGCGCGATTTCTCCACTCAACAGGCAGAGTTCCTCCGGGAGCGCCGCGATTGTCCTGGTCACTGATCAGAATTACGCACTGCCGACATTTTCTGCCGCGCTGTCTGCTGATCAACACACGAAAGGCGCAGACATCGCAATTCGCATGTTCGTGGTCGGTGCTGAAGATACATGGGCCCGCCAATTTGACGAAGCGGTCGCTGGGACCAAGATTAAAGTCATTGCAGCAAGGCTGCCGCAGTTGGCCGAGCTTGCCCCATACCACCGCGATCACTATCTGCCCCCTATAGCTCTCGCGAGATTTTGGATTGACGGTTTGCTTGATGCCGGAGTCGACCGGTTCCTCTATATTGACGGAGACACAATGGTCGATGGTGAGCTTGATAGCCTCTTGGCCACGACGCCGCCAGCGGAAGGTTTGATGGCCGCACCAGATTTTCTGAACATTTTCATGGACGAGGTCAGTCGTGGTAAGAAGCGCGATCTAGCCCATCTGGAAGGCATAGGCTGCCGGGCCGAAACTTATTTCAACTCCGGCGTGATTTACGCTTCACGCGAGGCGTGGAACGACATTGTTCCTGCCGCCATGAGATTCATGATCGAGCACCCGGAACATTGCCCCGCCTCAGATCAGAGTGCGCTTAATCACGCGGCGCGTGGCCGCGTCACGATGCTGCCCCTCCGCTACAACTACCAGAGTGAACACATGATGGTGCTCGATCCGCGGAGACGAGGTATCGGTCCCACAATATGGCACTTTACCGGAGGCCCCAAACCCTGGAACATGCCTGGTTGGCCGTGGGATGAATCGTTCAATCGGTATTACTGCGCAGCCGAAAAGCGTTTGCACGGAAGCACAATCGTTACACCGGTACCCCCAGAGGCCCAGACTAGGGCAGGCATAGCACATCGGCGGCGTAGCAGAAGCAGAATGACTTGGATTTATCCATGGCGAAAGATCACACGTAGAAGAAAAATCCTGCATCTTCTTTCCGGCGACCGCTAACGGAAACTAGGCCGTAGCGGACCGGGGTGCCAGTATCGATGTACAGCGCTCCCGGTGACCTTTTCCAGTTGTGATTGCCAAGCACACGAGAAACGTCCGTAATTGGCGACCTACCCATTTTGACGCCGGAAACAGCGGTCCCTTACTCCCAATGGCGAGCTTGCTGGAGCGTAGGAGGATATCCACACTTTAGACAACTGGAACCGTGCCACCGATGCCGCCCAAGGGCAACCTTGTGACGCACCTAACGGTACAGCCAAACTCGACCCGGTGAAGTTATGAATTCGCTCGAACTGAATGTGGCGCCCATGAGGCCCAATGTCGCCGCACTGGGAGGTTGTCCCTGCTGTGCGTCGACCGGTACAAGGCCAATCTATCGGGCTTCTTCCATTCCCGTGCACAGTTGCATTCTGCTGGGGTCCGCGGAGGAAGCTCGCGCGTTCCCTGTGCGCGATCTTGAGCTTGCCTACTGCCGAGCGTGTGGCTTCATCTTCAACCGGATCTTCGACGAGTCCGTAATGGGCTATTCGACCAACTTCGAGGAATCCCAGCATTTTTCGGACACGTTCGGCGCATTCGCGAAGAAACTTGCCGGAGAGATCGTGGAGGTATGCGCAGTTGCGGGAAAGCACGTGCTCGAGATCGGCTGCGGCAAAGGAGAATTCCTGCGGGAACTCTGCGCCGTGGGTGGTGCGACCGGGCTCGGAATCGACCCGGGCTATCGAGCGGACAAGGGACGCGGCATCGACGGCGATCGCAGGCTGAACTTCATCGTCGACCATTTTGGGCCCAAATACGAGCATCTCAGTGCGGATGTAGTTCTTTGCCGTCATACGCTCGAACATATCGCGTCTGTACGGGAGTTCCTCCGCTCAATTCGACGACTCGCCGGAACGCATAATGACACCTGGATTGTCTTTGAAACGCCGGATGCAAAGCGTGTGCTCAAGGAAGCCGCGTTCTGGGATATCTACTACGAGCACTGTTCCTATTTCAGCCCTGGTGCTCATGCCCGGGTCTTTCGGCAAGAGGGCTTCGACGTCACCGGTCTCGAATTGGTCTATGGAGGCCAATATATCATCCAGTACGCCAGACCGGCCGACGGGCGATTACGGCCGACGTTGCCGCTGGAGGATGACCTTGCCGAATTGGAGCGCCTCGTTGAGACCTTTTCAAACCGGGTAAGCTCATTTCAGCAGCAGTGGCACGAACGTGTTACCGCGGCGCATTCCTCTGGCCGCCGGGTCGTCCTGTGGGGCGGCGGGTCGAAAGCAGTCTCTTTCCTGACGACGCTCGGCTTGGGCAAAGAAGTGGATGCGGCGGTTGACATCAACCCTTACAAGCAGGGCAAGTACACCCCGGGGACCGGCCACCCCGTCGTCTCGCCGCATGCGTTGTTGGCGCAGCCACCGGATTTGGTCATCGTGATGAACGCGATCTATAGCAACGAGGTTATCCAGTCGCTCAACTCGCTGGGCCTCAGGCCGGAAATTGTTGCAGTGGGAAAATGATAACCGGAGCGAAACATGTCGGTGCGCGTTTCTCTTGGATTGCCGGTGTACAACGG
The genomic region above belongs to Sinorhizobium meliloti and contains:
- a CDS encoding glycosyltransferase family 8 protein: MDKGAISPLNRQSSSGSAAIVLVTDQNYALPTFSAALSADQHTKGADIAIRMFVVGAEDTWARQFDEAVAGTKIKVIAARLPQLAELAPYHRDHYLPPIALARFWIDGLLDAGVDRFLYIDGDTMVDGELDSLLATTPPAEGLMAAPDFLNIFMDEVSRGKKRDLAHLEGIGCRAETYFNSGVIYASREAWNDIVPAAMRFMIEHPEHCPASDQSALNHAARGRVTMLPLRYNYQSEHMMVLDPRRRGIGPTIWHFTGGPKPWNMPGWPWDESFNRYYCAAEKRLHGSTIVTPVPPEAQTRAGIAHRRRSRSRMTWIYPWRKITRRRKILHLLSGDR
- a CDS encoding class I SAM-dependent methyltransferase — translated: MGYSTNFEESQHFSDTFGAFAKKLAGEIVEVCAVAGKHVLEIGCGKGEFLRELCAVGGATGLGIDPGYRADKGRGIDGDRRLNFIVDHFGPKYEHLSADVVLCRHTLEHIASVREFLRSIRRLAGTHNDTWIVFETPDAKRVLKEAAFWDIYYEHCSYFSPGAHARVFRQEGFDVTGLELVYGGQYIIQYARPADGRLRPTLPLEDDLAELERLVETFSNRVSSFQQQWHERVTAAHSSGRRVVLWGGGSKAVSFLTTLGLGKEVDAAVDINPYKQGKYTPGTGHPVVSPHALLAQPPDLVIVMNAIYSNEVIQSLNSLGLRPEIVAVGK